The nucleotide sequence CTCTGTGGAGTGTCTCATGCGACAGCCTGGAGAGTTCACATTTGACAAGTTTGCGACCTATTTGGAGGTAATGCAACGTACATCAGTGTTATCGACCGTGTTGTGTAGTTTATAAATGTGACACAGGAAATATGCACAAAATTGCGACTCATTGGCAAACGGCCCATTCCCGACGAAGAACTGAATGGCCCTTTGAGACAGCTAAAGTTGCAACGTAAGTTGGCAATCAGTTGAACATTTAAATGCGTTCCCAGACGAAATGATGAAGTTTTTGACACCCAGGGAAAAGGAGTCCGACTCGGCGACAGTATTCAGCCATCAGGCAAAGTTGTTGTTGGCTGAATCAGTGAAGGTGTGTTATACCACTCCCGCAGACAACGAAATGGGTATATGTCCGTTTCACACATGAGAACTCTCCGTGTCCAGAGTTCACGTGCCTGCTCATTATGTCTGGCTAGATTTATTGGGTTTTGTTGACAGTAATAACTCATTACAGTGCACGCTGAAGGATGTGGACGACATGCTGTACCACCACGACATTTGCAAGACAGATAGGAGTTGGTACTTTCGGCGCATAGTATTGGGGCGTCACTTGCCCATGAGTTACGAGGAGCGTGAGCACCTTTCCTACCAACGCCCAGTTGGTACGTTACGCATGCTACATATAACGCCTTTCGGTAGTTCGCGAGGCTGCACAGCTGTATCCTGAAACCAGCTCACTAGAAGCCCTGAAGCTGAAGGAAATGCGTGACTCTATCCACTATCGCAAGCCTCCGTAGGTTTCGTGTTCATGCTATGTACGGGGTTCAGCACCAAGTCGTGGCCGTGGTTCCGGCGCCCAACTAGCGGAAAAAACGTGTGGAGCAATCGTGAGTACACTAAACGTAGATTACATTAGGGGGGCCAAATGCCGGGGATTGAAGTCAACTTGGGCCAATGTTTGCAATATGTCTGAGGCCGCGCCTATTCCCACAGGCACCTCCTTTATGTGGGGTTGCAGTCGCTCCATGTTCATCCGAGCGATATTTGGCATTATTGGGTATAAATATACAGTCAACACCAGCAGTGCCCTGCATAGCACTAAACAGTGGCGCCTAAAGTCACCTTCACTTTGAACTCCCCACAGCTGATTCCGAGTTATGTAACTGTTGATCTCTGCCGCTAAACGGTTCAGCTCACTAATATACAGGTCTATCCTGTAATGTTGCATTGTTTGCCGCAAAACGCCCCATCCGTCCAAAAGTTGCTTGACGAGAGGGTCCATTTGAGTCGCTTCATTGCGGTCCAGCTGGTACACGCCCCTGTTGTTCATTAGGCCTGTTATCCGGTGGGTTAGGTTGGCATACTTGTCCTTCACCAGCTCTGACAGTTGTTCCACTCGGGTGCTGTCGAAATTGAAATCTTCACCGAAAGCGCCCAAGCTCATGAGGACGAATCGCGACACGTCTGCCGTACCAAGCGTTGGCAACGCAAGGACCTTTTCGCCCTTAGACTTGGAAATCTtttcgccgctgcacgtcaACCACCCATGGCATATCATTTGCCGCGGCAACGGCATATCCAACGACATTAAAAGAGCAGGCCACAACAATGCTATGAACCGCAAAATGTCCTTTCCAAATACCATAATTGTATTGTCGTGATGTTTACCCCCCCTGCTTCTCAGCGCATATGCCATCAATGCGTCGAACCAGACGTAAATGGTATGGTCTTCGAAACCCGGTAGGTCTAGTGGAACACCCCATCGTGTATTCGACCTGGTTATTGCAACGTCGGGTAAATCACCTTTTAGCAGCGATAGGGCCTCATTCCTCCGCTCCTTTGGCGTTAAAAAGCCGTCCGTGCCGATTAGTTGCCGTAGCGCATCTTGGTACTTAGAGAGTCTGAAAAAATACGCCTTTTCCGCTACGGGCTGAACCTCAAAACCTTGTGGGGACAGTCCATTCGTAATCTGGAATGCCGTATAATAGGCGTCTTCTGCAGGCGAGAAGTAGCCCTTATGCAGCCCCTCATAGATGTCGCCATTATGCAACAGGTGGTTGAACGCCCATCTCACGTTGTGTCCGTGGTCGTCTGCCGCAGTATGGATGTGTACATCTGCATTTACGTTATACGAATTCAAAACTTCGTGGTAGTGAGTACGCATATCCTCCACGTAGCGCGACAGTGTCTGTCCGGCTGCGCGGGCTGCAGCCTCAATTTTTGTGCCATGTTCGTCGGTTCCGGACAACAAAAGGGCATTCCTTCCAAGCAGTTGCTCATACCTCTTGATTACGTCTGCTGCTACCAGTGTGTATGCGTGTCCGACGTGCAGTTCTCCGTTGACGTAGAACAACGGCGTTGTAACTAGCGTCGTACCTCCCGTGCTTTCGGTTACATTGTTGCCATTTTCCTGCGCATCCGAGCGCAACGCACGAGCACTGCAGTTAACATTGGGCGAAAGGACTGTCTGAAATTTTATCGTATTCCCTGGCAATTTGTATGCCTGCGATAATTGCCATCTGTAAGTAAGGATGCAAATCAGAAGGAACGCAGCCGCCAACTTGACGACGTATATCAGTTCAAATCTTCGAACATACAGTCCACACCTTCATGAAGTATCACAACTCCGGCACATTGAAGTTTGCCAGTGCAACAGCATAGAATCCAAGGCGCCACTCCCGGATATGCTTCACCTCTACTAGGCCAGTGAAAACATTACGGTTGAATAAGATCCGTTATCAGTTACATACACATTTCTTCAACATAATGGTATTGTGTGTTTGAGCTGCTGAGGTGTCTTCTATACCCACGTTTAGCCTCTTCGTTCATCTCTCATGTGCCCGCGGCTGGGGAGTGCGGCTTGACCGTTGAAAACACGTTGCTTCCActacatcgcatcgctggaTTGTATATGGGTGTAACTGGTCGTAGGCAATGGAAGGTGACGATTCGGAGTCCGAGCCGCCGTCGGCCTTTGAGCATCTGCTTCAGGTGCTCGGAAAAAGATCGCGGTCGGATAAGCGACGCAAAATAACAAAATCAGATAGCAATGTAGATAATATTGCTAAAATTCTGTCGGATTCATTCGATGCAGACGCAGAATCCGAGCCTGAAGAGGTGTCTGAAGAGTCCTCCGACGGCATCTGTCTCGACGCATTTGATTCCTTCAATATGGGATATGACGACTACCTCAGGGCCACGGAGCCCATCACTGCAACATCGCCCATACCGATACCTTTCTTCAAAAGCTGCCAGTTTAAGTTTTTGACGCCTATTCTACAGCAGGTGCTGAAATCCAAAGTGTTGCCAAGGGTGGTGTCGGGTATAAATTCATTCGGATTTCACGAGGCGTTGCAGAGGAAGATTACGAAGCTGCATAAAAAGGCGCGTTCAGGTGGATGGATGCCGAAGGATCGCAGTCGCCTGCGTTACTTCTTCAATTGCATGAACAGTTATCTCGACGTGTTTTATGCTGGGTGCAAAGTTACAGACGTCTCGTCTATGCGTTTTCTCATGGCACTACACGCGGCAAACCACATATGCAAAAGCGTGACGTCAACAGTTGAGCAGTCTCACGGTTTTACTAGGCCGCGTGTGTTATACATCTGTGGTCTGAAGTGCATGGCACGTGATTTTATCCAACACCTTGTGACGCTTCTATCCGTGAAAAAGGGGGTATGTAATCGTATTATTACTGTGTAATGTTGGTCGCAGGACCCCAAGGTAGAGAAGTTCTACGAGGAGTATGACCTTCCTGAAGAGGACACTGCAGCCCAAGTGTCAAGCTTCAGCAAAACGCATAAATCACTGGACTACGTCGAAACATTTTCGGGCAATCAGGATGACGCATTTAAGATGGGTTTGAGGTACCAAGGTGGGATGCTGCATCTATACACGCCATTTTACACTAGTGACATTATAGTCACCTCGCCTCTGGGCATCAAGATAATGCTACAGGAGGATGAAGAGTACGATTTTCTGTCTAGCATTGAGGTGTTGCTAATTGACCGCATGGATGTGCTGAAGTTTCAGAATTGGCAGTTCTTTATCGAAGTATTTGAGAAGCTTAATCGGCCTCTAAAGAAGTGGCGTGATGCTGACCTCAGCCGCCTACGCGTATCGACAATCGACGGTCAGAGCGAAGTTTACCGCCAGACTGTTGGTCTATCTTGTACCCAGCACTTTGTGTTCAATGCTTTTTTCAAGCGTCTCGTTAACCGTCGAGGTTTTATAAAGCTAGCATCCGTGCCAACACAGGACTTTGTGCTCTTGGGATCACAGCTGCGAGTAAAGCAGCTATTCATTAAAGTGGCTGCATCCAGTGTGACTGACGCGGATGGATCGCTCTTGAATTATTTCCTGAAGAACATGCTAAACAGCATCCAGGGGATCGGGGGAGTCTTGGTGGTACTAGGTGACTATACGCACTTTCTGCGGTTAGTTCAACATTTACAGGGTTAATATGTGGCTACAGGGTAAAAAAGGAGCTGAAAATGGCCAATTTTGAATACCTCCCCTGTCATGAGTCGAATTCAAGCAAACAAATGCTATTTGCTCGTCAGCAGTTTCAAGCTGGTAAGTTTGCTGTATGGGCGTTTGTATTGTGTTTCATTATTTTGGGGAACGCCACAGCCACCTAAGCCATGCTCTGTTGTTTGATACGCGATTTGTAGTGTCGTAGCGTTTCGCCACTGTTGTTATATCCGAAACTGAGGAGTTAGCGTCGCGTTAATATGAGTTGCTAACGCAGCATACAGGGAAAACGCCCGTTGTTTTGACAACGTCACGTTTGCTTTTCTTTAAGCGGTACGTGATCAAGGGAACATGCCGCGTGCTTTTCGTCGTCCCACCGGACTACCCAGAGATCTACCGCGAAGCTTTCAGAATGCTGGATTTGTCGAAGAATAACGCTTTGGTGACTTTGTACACGCGATTTCATGCTCACCAGCTGGAGCCAATTGTCGGTGCCGCCAAAGTTCACAAGCTAGTGTCCGCTGCTGACACAAAGGTAACAGAGTTTCACTAGAATGTCAATGATGTACATTTTTGTcattgacatgttttaCGGCGCAACTTGCGGCAACGGTCGGATCCGCCCATTCAGCTCTACACGCTAGAGTTATTTGGCTGTCGCTGTTACTGGATCTTGACCTGTCCGCTTGGTTTAAACTAATACAAATGTACGTTTACATCCATCCACAACATCGCATTGATGCGCCTTGCAGTTGTTGCCGGCGATGCGGTGTTTAATCTCAGTACCCGTACGGTTTGGTATTATTCCGGCAGTGACTCGTTAAACAAGTTTAGATCCTATTTACCAAAATTATAATACGACAATAAATGCTAACGATCGCTATCGCTTTTTGCCTGGTGGCGTACTGTTGCTGTTCACGCGCCGCAGCCAGCCGCGCCAATGTGGTGTCATTGCCAAATACCATCCGATCATTATTAACGCCAAGTCGTTAACGTAGTCATGAATTGTTAGTCACATATGTGAGCGGTGACGGCACTGCCGCGATACACAGGTCCTTTGCTTACTGGCTTCGTTGCGTATAAATATGGCGAGCATAGAGGAGAGCGTTTACTTTTGCCACATATGCAGCAGCCTGCGGTCAGATTCCCAGGTCACTCCTACTTCTACTGGAGATATATGCTGTTTGGTTTGCAACAATGAGGGTTTCGTCGAGAAGGTAGGTCTGGCGCCCGTTGGCGTTACGAGTTACACGTTTGGGTATTCAGTTCGTTCATGATACATTGCGTCGCATGTATACATGGATAATATGCATTTTAAACGTAGTAGTCTTTGTATGTTTTGCTCTGTTTTGGGGCTTCGACGGTGCTGTGGCCACTGGCAATCGTACCAATGGCTTCGTGCCGTTGACTCGTTTTTCGTATCTCCGATTATAGCGTACTGTGTAACTAAAGCTACGATGTTATGAGCACTGGCCTGGTCTATGTGCCCGTTTTCCCTTTCGCCAAGTGTCGTGTTCCCGCATTGTTGGTATCTTCGCAATATTGTTGCTTTACGGGGTTGCGTTGAGTGCATCAGCAAGCTTTTGCGCAGTGCCGTATTAACATGAACGAAATATGTTCACACTCATCTGTTTCATACGCCTGAGTGCTTATATCACCCCAAATGCTAATGTTTATGACAGATGACGTCCCGTCGTCCTGCAAGCTCCATTCCCGGGTATCGAGGATTTGAAACGGCGTCTGGTCGGAGATTTCAGTTCTCATCCGCAAATAGGTCTCTAGACGACTCTGCTGACCTCTTTTCTGCTGCGTTAGGCATGCCGCTGGGCAACTTTGTTCAGGGGGTCTTCCAAAATGCGCTTGGTCCGGGACGTCAGGGATCTAGCGTTACAATCCGCAGCAATGTGGACGGTGGTAGTAACTCTGTTGCTTCTTCAAACCTTGATGATGGCAGGGCTGCAGCGGCTCCCGAAGGTGAGGGCAGCGCAGGTAGGCCCGAGCAATCAATTCCCGACATACCAATCGAGCTCTTCCGCAGCATTCTACAAAATCCTTTCGACATTCATGCAATGAACCAGATTTTGTATTACGTAATGGAGAAC is from Babesia bigemina genome assembly Bbig001, chromosome : IV and encodes:
- a CDS encoding methionyl-tRNA synthetase, putative, whose protein sequence is MLTAVLENGNNVTESTGGTTLVTTPLFYVNGELHVGHAYTLVAADVIKRYEQLLGRNALLLSGTDEHGTKIEAAARAAGQTLSRYVEDMRTHYHEVLNSYNVNADVHIHTAADDHGHNVRWAFNHLLHNGDIYEGLHKGYFSPAEDAYYTAFQITNGLSPQGFEVQPVAEKAYFFRLSKYQDALRQLIGTDGFLTPKERRNEALSLLKGDLPDVAITRSNTRWGVPLDLPGFEDHTIYVWFDALMAYALRSRGGKHHDNTIMVFGKDILRFIALLWPALLMSLDMPLPRQMICHGWLTCSGEKISKSKGEKVLALPTLGTADVSRFVLMSLGAFGEDFNFDSTRVEQLSELVKDKYANLTHRITGLMNNRGVYQLDRNEATQMDPLVKQLLDGWGVLRQTMQHYRIDLYISELNRLAAEINSYITRNQLWGVQSEGDFRRHCLVLCRALLVLTVYLYPIMPNIARMNMERLQPHIKEVPVGIGAASDILQTLAQVDFNPRHLAPLM
- a CDS encoding -U3 small nucleolar RNA-associated protein 25 is translated as MEGDDSESEPPSAFEHLLQVLGKRSRSDKRRKITKSDSNVDNIAKILSDSFDADAESEPEEVSEESSDGICLDAFDSFNMGYDDYLRATEPITATSPIPIPFFKSCQFKFLTPILQQVLKSKVLPRVVSGINSFGFHEALQRKITKLHKKARSGGWMPKDRSRLRYFFNCMNSYLDVFYAGCKVTDVSSMRFLMALHAANHICKSVTSTVEQSHGFTRPRVLYICGLKCMARDFIQHLVTLLSVKKGDPKVEKFYEEYDLPEEDTAAQVSSFSKTHKSLDYVETFSGNQDDAFKMGLRYQGGMLHLYTPFYTSDIIVTSPLGIKIMLQEDEEYDFLSSIEVLLIDRMDVLKFQNWQFFIEVFEKLNRPLKKWRDADLSRLRVSTIDGQSEVYRQTVGLSCTQHFVFNAFFKRLVNRRGFIKLASVPTQDFVLLGSQLRVKQLFIKVAASSVTDADGSLLNYFLKNMLNSIQGIGGVLVVLGDYTHFLRVKKELKMANFEYLPCHESNSSKQMLFARQQFQAGKTPVVLTTSRLLFFKRYVIKGTCRVLFVVPPDYPEIYREAFRMLDLSKNNALVTLYTRFHAHQLEPIVGAAKVHKLVSAADTKVTEFH